Proteins encoded within one genomic window of Dyadobacter chenhuakuii:
- a CDS encoding DUF1684 domain-containing protein produces the protein MMKKYSYYLLLLAGIYLLPAFTFNDTAYEEQIQQWHQKRIESLKAESGWLNLAGLFWLDEGKNTFGGDSKNNVVFPADKSNPFLGEIWLDKGKVILKASPDAAVFNGDEPVTELDIFPDEKPVTLKHKSLRWFIIKRGDKYAVRLRDLESEYLKGFTGIERYPVQEKWLVKARFEATTGKKVSITDITGRTADQESPGTLIFSVNGKEYRLDAVGSTKNLFIIFADQTNKKETYGAGRFLYTSVEEDGTAWLDFNKSINPPCAFSPFATCPLPPKQNKLALAVSAGEKRYGDHE, from the coding sequence ATGATGAAAAAGTACTCCTATTATTTACTCTTGCTGGCTGGCATTTACTTATTGCCTGCATTCACATTCAACGACACGGCTTACGAAGAACAGATCCAGCAATGGCATCAGAAACGGATCGAAAGCCTCAAAGCGGAATCGGGCTGGCTCAATCTGGCCGGTTTGTTCTGGCTTGATGAAGGAAAGAACACTTTCGGCGGAGATAGTAAGAACAATGTTGTGTTCCCGGCAGATAAAAGCAACCCTTTCCTGGGTGAAATCTGGCTGGATAAGGGAAAGGTCATACTCAAAGCAAGTCCAGATGCAGCCGTTTTCAATGGCGATGAGCCTGTGACGGAGCTGGATATTTTTCCGGATGAAAAGCCTGTAACGCTCAAACACAAGTCGTTGCGGTGGTTCATTATCAAGCGCGGCGACAAATATGCGGTGCGGTTACGCGACCTCGAAAGCGAATATCTGAAAGGGTTTACAGGCATTGAGCGCTATCCTGTTCAGGAAAAATGGCTCGTCAAAGCACGCTTTGAAGCCACCACCGGTAAGAAAGTTTCGATCACAGACATTACCGGCCGCACCGCAGATCAGGAATCTCCCGGAACATTGATTTTTTCTGTAAATGGCAAGGAATACCGTCTGGACGCCGTGGGATCGACTAAAAATCTGTTTATCATCTTCGCCGACCAAACCAATAAAAAGGAAACATATGGCGCCGGACGTTTTCTCTACACTTCCGTGGAAGAAGACGGGACAGCCTGGCTGGACTTCAATAAATCCATTAATCCACCCTGTGCGTTTTCGCCTTTTGCAACCTGTCCGCTTCCTCCCAAGCAAAATAAGCTTGCCCTGGCCGTCTCCGCAGGTGAGAAACGCTACGGCGATCACGAATAG
- a CDS encoding ABC transporter transmembrane domain-containing protein → MGKKFKVEVPTPWQRLMGMLYVERSTINYIFIYAILIGLIGLTLPLGTTAVFNLLSNGALYSSTYVLIGVVLIGIIVGGILLIGQLTLVELIEQKIFTKATLEFAYRFPRIKKSELEGESPPELVNRFFDVITIQKGLTKLLVDIVAAGVQIALSAILLSFYHPIFMTFGLLTVMATILVLFLYYKRGVQTSIEESHYKYEVVAYLESVAGDLDLYRGQPDKMRQVIVNTDRITADYLQARNDHFWVLRKFFASSVILRTLLMGGLLFLGSYYVVQRQMTLGQFVAAEVIIVQISYAIEKFMTSLDTIFDMVTGSEKIAAVTDLELVESEVHHG, encoded by the coding sequence ATGGGTAAAAAATTTAAGGTCGAAGTGCCAACCCCCTGGCAAAGGCTCATGGGAATGCTTTATGTCGAACGCTCGACAATCAATTACATATTTATTTACGCCATCCTGATCGGCTTGATCGGACTCACACTTCCACTCGGGACTACGGCAGTTTTCAACCTGCTTTCCAATGGTGCATTATACAGTTCGACATACGTGCTGATCGGCGTTGTCCTGATCGGAATCATAGTCGGCGGGATTTTGCTCATCGGGCAGCTGACGTTGGTGGAACTCATCGAGCAAAAAATATTTACCAAAGCCACGCTCGAATTTGCTTACAGATTTCCGCGGATCAAAAAATCGGAGTTGGAGGGTGAAAGTCCGCCGGAACTGGTAAACCGATTTTTTGATGTAATTACCATTCAAAAGGGACTGACAAAACTTCTTGTGGATATTGTAGCAGCCGGTGTTCAGATTGCGCTGTCTGCGATTTTGCTTTCATTTTATCACCCCATATTTATGACTTTCGGACTGTTGACAGTGATGGCTACCATTTTGGTACTTTTCCTCTATTACAAAAGAGGCGTCCAAACCAGCATTGAGGAGTCGCATTATAAGTATGAAGTGGTGGCTTACCTCGAATCTGTGGCGGGTGACCTCGATCTTTACCGCGGACAACCCGACAAGATGAGACAAGTGATTGTGAATACCGACCGCATTACAGCAGACTATTTACAGGCAAGAAACGATCATTTCTGGGTGCTTCGCAAATTTTTTGCCAGCTCGGTTATCCTGAGAACCTTGCTGATGGGCGGTTTGCTTTTTTTAGGATCTTATTATGTAGTGCAAAGACAAATGACACTCGGGCAGTTTGTTGCCGCAGAAGTGATCATTGTACAGATCAGCTACGCCATTGAGAAATTTATGACCAGTCTGGATACCATTTTTGATATGGTGACGGGAAGCGAAAAAATTGCCGCTGTAACTGATCTGGAATTGGTAGAAAGTGAGGTGCACCATGGCTAG
- a CDS encoding HlyD family secretion protein, with amino-acid sequence MARYGIDVTSRVDWEELGVLSDKQILKTRGPRLLGRVMLILLFLFIIVLFLPWRQTIPGRGTVTALTPEDRPQTVQNQIGGRIEHWAVREGQQVQKGDTILVLSETSQSYFDPNLPQRLQEQLRAKEGSEIAAAQKMDATNDQIAAMTNGLKFQLTAAENKVDQAVNYVQADSADLVAIQKFYEISKSRLERYEAGYRNGLFSLTDIESRRLKLQEDNAKVVSQVNKLNNSQQSLLNARIELDNIRAKYMESVAKARSDLSSALSSRVSAQGEIAKLQNEISNINIRRGLYVVRAPQSGFVVKTLKAGIGENIKEGESIATLQPTKPSVAVELYVDAMDVPLILDSSEVRLQFEGWPSVQFAGWPSVAVGTFAGKVTVIDLVSSNNGKYRILVTPSNPAPYNDEPWPKQLRQGSGVYGRVILRSVPIWYEIWRLLNGFPPSLENEPDKADGGGKKDKAN; translated from the coding sequence ATGGCTAGATATGGAATTGACGTCACCAGCCGGGTTGACTGGGAGGAACTCGGCGTGCTCTCAGACAAACAGATTTTGAAAACGCGCGGGCCAAGATTGCTCGGCCGCGTTATGCTGATCCTCCTGTTTTTGTTCATCATTGTGCTCTTTCTGCCCTGGCGGCAAACGATCCCCGGGCGTGGCACAGTAACAGCGTTGACCCCGGAAGACCGGCCGCAAACGGTTCAGAACCAGATCGGTGGCCGCATTGAGCATTGGGCCGTTCGCGAGGGGCAGCAGGTCCAGAAAGGAGATACGATACTGGTGCTTTCAGAAACAAGTCAGTCTTACTTTGATCCCAATCTGCCTCAGCGTTTGCAGGAACAACTGAGAGCAAAAGAAGGATCCGAGATTGCTGCAGCCCAAAAAATGGATGCTACCAACGACCAAATCGCTGCCATGACAAATGGCTTGAAATTTCAGCTGACGGCGGCAGAAAATAAGGTAGACCAGGCTGTCAATTATGTGCAGGCTGACAGCGCGGACCTGGTAGCAATCCAGAAGTTTTATGAAATCAGTAAATCCCGGCTCGAACGTTACGAAGCGGGTTATCGGAACGGCCTTTTTTCACTGACCGACATAGAAAGCCGCCGTTTGAAGTTACAGGAGGATAATGCCAAAGTGGTAAGCCAGGTCAACAAGCTGAATAACTCGCAGCAGTCGCTTCTGAATGCGCGCATTGAACTGGATAACATTCGCGCCAAATACATGGAATCCGTTGCCAAAGCACGTTCCGATTTAAGTTCTGCATTGTCCAGCCGGGTGAGCGCGCAGGGAGAAATTGCAAAGCTGCAGAATGAGATTTCCAATATTAACATTCGGCGCGGGCTGTATGTGGTGCGTGCCCCGCAGAGCGGCTTTGTGGTAAAAACACTGAAAGCCGGTATTGGTGAAAACATCAAGGAGGGTGAATCCATCGCCACGCTGCAACCCACGAAACCGAGCGTAGCGGTGGAATTATATGTGGATGCCATGGACGTGCCGCTAATCCTGGACAGCAGCGAGGTTCGCCTCCAGTTCGAAGGGTGGCCTTCCGTGCAATTTGCAGGCTGGCCATCGGTGGCGGTGGGCACATTTGCCGGCAAAGTGACGGTCATAGACCTGGTAAGCAGCAATAATGGTAAATATCGCATACTGGTAACCCCTTCAAATCCGGCACCTTACAATGACGAGCCGTGGCCGAAACAGCTGCGACAAGGCTCTGGCGTGTACGGGAGGGTGATCTTGCGCTCTGTGCCTATATGGTACGAAATATGGCGGTTATTGAACGGCTTCCCGCCCAGTCTGGAAAATGAGCCTGATAAAGCAGATGGTGGTGGAAAAAAG